The proteins below come from a single Chitinophaga pinensis DSM 2588 genomic window:
- a CDS encoding SusD/RagB family nutrient-binding outer membrane lipoprotein translates to MKFFKIFLLAGLLSSCTHDFSDTNTNENNPTNVTPDLLLSGVIKNMMSNQVNTAWGIGNIVAQHHAKIQFVNEDRYLWGEQNGVWDDVYNNYRNLQNIFTAVGADSTNPYLGVSLVLKSWMFALATDTYGDVPYSEAGRAKLEGKYQPKYDDQESIYAGILADLKRANSYLAKSGTTLDGDILYGGGANAILKWRKLANSLRLRYLLRLSKRKDVSAEMAEMLSNPSSYPVFTDNADNAELKYLSAAPNQWPLYDARVGSFDEFRVSKTLSDRLTTLNDPRLKVFGRPSQRSVAANAPKIEGIPNGLSDVNALAYNGGVQGVSRVGYTFACLVCNDIGQAAPDPAAPRALIMTYAELQFTLAEARERNMITVGDAATYYNNGITANFSYWKSIVPSQYGIDVTMPANYLTQATVAYTGTQAEKLAKIALQKWVAYYFNGLEAWFDWRRTGMPEIVPGPSNLNNNQVPVRFIYPQKEQSLNGGNRGDAVKRQGADNLNTRMWIAK, encoded by the coding sequence ATGAAATTCTTTAAGATATTTTTACTGGCCGGCCTTTTATCATCCTGTACACACGACTTTAGTGATACCAACACTAATGAGAACAACCCCACTAATGTGACACCTGATCTGCTGTTAAGCGGGGTGATCAAGAATATGATGAGTAACCAGGTGAATACTGCCTGGGGTATTGGTAACATCGTCGCGCAGCATCATGCCAAGATACAGTTTGTAAATGAGGACCGTTATCTGTGGGGTGAGCAGAATGGCGTATGGGACGATGTTTACAATAACTATCGTAACCTGCAGAACATCTTTACGGCTGTAGGAGCGGATTCTACGAATCCATACCTGGGTGTATCCCTGGTACTGAAGTCCTGGATGTTTGCGCTGGCGACGGATACTTATGGCGATGTACCTTATTCAGAAGCCGGCAGGGCTAAACTGGAAGGTAAATACCAGCCGAAGTATGATGACCAGGAATCGATCTATGCCGGTATTCTGGCTGATCTGAAGAGAGCGAACAGCTATCTGGCGAAGAGCGGTACTACCCTGGATGGAGACATCTTGTATGGTGGTGGCGCGAATGCTATCCTGAAATGGCGTAAGCTGGCTAATTCCCTGAGACTTCGTTACCTGTTGCGTTTGTCTAAGCGTAAAGATGTCAGTGCGGAGATGGCGGAGATGCTGTCTAATCCGTCTAGTTACCCGGTATTTACGGATAATGCGGACAACGCTGAGTTGAAGTATCTGTCAGCTGCCCCTAACCAATGGCCTTTGTATGATGCCCGTGTGGGTTCATTTGATGAATTCAGGGTGAGTAAGACGCTAAGTGACCGTCTGACGACATTAAACGATCCTCGTCTGAAGGTATTTGGTCGTCCGAGCCAGCGTTCAGTGGCTGCCAATGCACCAAAGATCGAAGGTATTCCGAATGGTTTGAGTGATGTAAATGCGCTGGCTTATAATGGCGGTGTACAGGGCGTATCCAGAGTAGGGTACACGTTTGCCTGTCTGGTATGTAACGACATCGGACAGGCGGCGCCGGATCCGGCAGCACCAAGGGCCTTAATCATGACTTATGCGGAGTTACAGTTTACGCTGGCGGAAGCGAGAGAGCGTAATATGATTACTGTCGGCGATGCGGCTACTTATTACAACAATGGTATTACTGCCAATTTCAGCTACTGGAAGAGCATAGTACCGTCTCAATATGGTATTGATGTGACGATGCCGGCTAACTATCTGACCCAGGCGACAGTTGCATATACTGGTACCCAGGCAGAGAAACTGGCAAAGATCGCTTTACAGAAGTGGGTAGCTTATTATTTCAACGGACTGGAAGCATGGTTTGACTGGAGACGTACTGGTATGCCTGAAATCGTGCCAGGCCCATCTAACCTGAACAACAACCAGGTACCGGTAAGATTTATCTATCCTCAGAAGGAGCAATCATTGAATGGCGGCAATCGTGGAGATGCTGTTAAACGTCAGGGCGCTGATAACCTGAATACACGCATGTGGATTGCGAAATAA
- a CDS encoding DoxX family protein, whose product MAAIYVAAGINHFINPEIYIGIMPPWLPFQTELVYISGGVEVAGGLLLLPAASRNIGAWIIIGLLLAVFPANIQMAINYYATKHPMLWLALLRLPLQFVLVWWAWKFTK is encoded by the coding sequence ATGGCAGCCATTTATGTGGCCGCCGGTATCAATCACTTCATCAATCCGGAAATTTATATAGGCATCATGCCTCCCTGGCTGCCCTTCCAGACCGAACTCGTATACATCAGCGGCGGTGTGGAAGTGGCAGGGGGCTTACTGCTCCTGCCTGCCGCTTCACGGAATATAGGCGCCTGGATCATCATTGGCCTTCTCCTGGCCGTATTTCCCGCTAATATCCAGATGGCCATCAACTACTATGCAACGAAACATCCTATGCTCTGGCTGGCCCTTTTACGGCTTCCCCTACAGTTTGTACTGGTCTGGTGGGCCTGGAAGTTCACAAAATAA
- a CDS encoding DEAD/DEAH box helicase: MQKYASILNAFKIDALNEMQIASIDANQKADNVILLSNTGSGKTLGFLIPILEQLDKTTPGTQALVIAPSRELAMQIEKVWKTMTTGFKVTCCYGGHLRETEENNLLEAPALIIGTPGRLGDHIRRENIKPAGIKLLVLDEFDKSLELGFQDEIEFIIESLPGLKKRILTSATEAVDIPGFVGIEEPVRLNFLTEEKSEALAIKYVESEDKDKLDTLFRLVCFLGNRSTIIFCNHREAVERTNSFLKDSGLTSVFYHGAMEQRDRDAALCKFRNGTSNILVTTDLAARGLDIPNIRYIVHYHLPHTADTYTHRNGRTARMDASGTAILIIGPDEKMPSYVEENPELITLEDKYELPEKPKWTTFYISAGKKDKVNKVDIVGFLTNKGQLKKEDVGLIEVKDFFSFVAVRKSKAAHTLSLIKNEKIKNKKVNIDVAK, from the coding sequence ATGCAAAAATACGCCTCCATACTCAACGCCTTTAAAATCGACGCACTCAATGAGATGCAGATCGCTTCCATTGACGCCAATCAAAAGGCCGACAATGTCATTCTTCTCTCCAATACCGGCTCAGGTAAGACCCTCGGTTTCCTGATCCCGATCCTGGAACAATTAGACAAAACTACGCCTGGTACCCAGGCCCTCGTCATAGCGCCTTCCCGCGAACTCGCCATGCAGATCGAAAAGGTCTGGAAAACCATGACCACAGGTTTTAAAGTAACCTGCTGCTACGGTGGACACCTGCGTGAAACAGAAGAAAATAACCTGCTGGAAGCACCCGCACTGATCATCGGTACCCCCGGCAGACTCGGCGACCACATCCGCAGAGAGAATATTAAACCCGCTGGTATCAAGCTACTCGTGCTGGACGAATTCGATAAATCCCTCGAACTGGGCTTCCAGGACGAAATAGAATTTATCATCGAATCCCTGCCAGGTCTGAAAAAGAGGATCCTGACCTCCGCCACCGAAGCAGTAGATATACCCGGCTTCGTAGGTATCGAAGAGCCTGTCAGACTCAACTTCCTCACAGAAGAAAAGTCAGAAGCCCTCGCAATAAAATACGTGGAAAGTGAGGATAAAGATAAACTCGATACCCTCTTCCGACTCGTATGCTTCCTCGGTAACCGCTCCACCATCATCTTCTGCAACCACCGCGAAGCCGTAGAACGTACCAACTCATTTCTGAAAGACAGCGGACTTACCTCCGTATTCTACCATGGCGCCATGGAACAACGCGACCGAGACGCCGCCCTCTGCAAGTTCAGAAACGGTACCAGTAATATCCTGGTAACCACCGACCTCGCCGCACGCGGACTCGACATCCCTAACATCAGATATATCGTTCACTACCACCTGCCTCATACTGCCGATACCTACACCCACCGTAATGGTCGTACCGCCAGAATGGATGCCAGTGGTACCGCCATCCTGATCATTGGCCCGGATGAAAAAATGCCTTCCTATGTAGAAGAAAATCCGGAACTCATTACCCTTGAGGATAAATATGAACTGCCGGAAAAACCAAAATGGACCACCTTCTACATCAGCGCTGGTAAGAAAGACAAAGTCAATAAAGTTGACATTGTGGGCTTCCTGACCAACAAAGGACAGCTGAAAAAAGAAGATGTAGGGCTGATCGAGGTAAAAGACTTCTTCTCCTTCGTTGCCGTAAGGAAAAGCAAAGCCGCTCATACCCTCTCTCTGATAAAGAACGAAAAGATTAAGAATAAGAAAGTAAACATTGATGTAGCGAAATAA
- a CDS encoding FecR family protein, protein MELDRDHIHQLMNEKVVMGVINETDEQLLQNAFKEHPELKTEFEQLQQEYAIWSSEPAIQHLDSEADFALIEDELKSRKRRKRNGRAFSMLLIAASIAAIVVFIYPLFTSHPDSITPSQELALNKTTLQLQLSNGEVIDLSAPKDSITLTGGTQLRNNNHSLTYSTKDNTNTTEQVNKLWVPPGMDYHITLSDGTIVFLNSATSLQFPFHFTGNTREVFVDGEAYLQVAKDHNRPFILHTPKGAVQVLGTAFNVNTYDSGRIKVSLVEGAVSFANAEKQTILKPGQAITYLENKGTTLTALNENELLWIQGRYKLDNAPMTEITKVLPRWYGVKVVIDNPAVAEKKFTGTILKAEPVQEFLDAIKLTTGADSYYKDGVLHIR, encoded by the coding sequence ATGGAATTAGACAGGGATCATATTCATCAACTGATGAATGAAAAAGTGGTGATGGGGGTTATTAACGAAACAGATGAGCAACTCCTTCAAAATGCATTTAAAGAACATCCGGAACTAAAAACCGAATTCGAACAGCTTCAGCAGGAATACGCCATTTGGTCCAGTGAACCCGCCATACAACATCTCGATAGCGAAGCCGACTTCGCGCTTATCGAAGATGAACTGAAAAGCAGAAAACGCCGTAAAAGGAATGGCCGTGCTTTTAGTATGCTGCTCATCGCCGCATCCATAGCCGCCATCGTTGTTTTTATATACCCGCTTTTTACCAGCCATCCTGATAGCATAACACCAAGCCAGGAGCTGGCCCTTAACAAAACAACACTGCAACTGCAGTTATCCAATGGAGAAGTCATCGATCTCTCTGCCCCTAAAGATAGTATTACCCTCACCGGAGGAACACAACTGAGGAATAACAATCATTCCCTCACCTACTCCACAAAAGATAATACCAATACCACTGAACAGGTCAACAAACTATGGGTACCTCCCGGCATGGATTACCACATCACACTGTCTGACGGCACCATCGTCTTCCTGAATAGCGCTACCTCCCTCCAATTCCCCTTCCATTTCACCGGCAATACCAGAGAGGTATTTGTTGACGGAGAAGCCTACTTACAGGTCGCAAAAGACCATAACCGGCCATTTATCCTGCATACCCCCAAAGGTGCCGTACAGGTGCTCGGAACCGCTTTTAACGTGAATACTTACGACTCCGGACGTATAAAAGTCTCCCTGGTAGAAGGCGCCGTTTCCTTTGCCAACGCAGAGAAACAAACCATTCTCAAACCAGGACAAGCAATTACCTACCTGGAAAATAAAGGGACAACGCTGACTGCTTTAAACGAAAACGAATTACTCTGGATTCAGGGAAGGTATAAACTGGATAATGCCCCGATGACTGAAATCACCAAGGTACTCCCCCGCTGGTACGGTGTAAAAGTTGTCATCGACAACCCCGCCGTCGCTGAAAAGAAGTTTACAGGCACCATCCTGAAAGCGGAACCTGTTCAGGAGTTCCTGGACGCTATAAAGCTGACCACAGGAGCTGATTCCTACTACAAAGACGGCGTACTCCATATCCGTTAA
- a CDS encoding RNA polymerase sigma factor — translation MHTDVNDDLLLQELKSGDTKAYKTMYLRFEKLLLFEASRLLGDVEEAKDVIQEFFIDFFEKKRYNNIHTNLKGYLYISIRYNCMLILKRQKSLQKSQQEYYSSQEEPTVHLEEENEPTVRDYIDNKVNELLKFMPAQRSKAFQLYVLQGMKRKEVASIMGLSDNTVKTHLATAIKTLREKLS, via the coding sequence ATGCACACCGATGTGAATGACGACTTGCTGTTACAAGAACTAAAATCCGGGGATACAAAGGCGTATAAGACTATGTACTTGCGTTTCGAAAAGCTACTGTTGTTCGAAGCCAGCCGGCTTTTAGGTGATGTAGAAGAAGCAAAAGACGTAATACAGGAGTTCTTTATAGACTTCTTCGAAAAAAAGCGATACAATAATATACACACCAACCTCAAGGGATATCTATATATCTCCATACGGTACAATTGTATGCTTATCCTAAAACGACAGAAGAGTCTGCAAAAATCACAACAGGAATACTATTCTTCACAGGAAGAGCCAACCGTACACCTGGAAGAAGAAAACGAGCCAACTGTCCGCGACTATATCGACAATAAAGTGAATGAACTATTGAAATTTATGCCAGCACAAAGAAGCAAAGCATTCCAACTCTATGTCCTTCAGGGCATGAAGAGAAAAGAAGTAGCCAGCATAATGGGTTTAAGCGATAATACTGTCAAGACGCACCTCGCTACCGCAATTAAAACATTGCGTGAAAAATTGTCATAA
- a CDS encoding SusC/RagA family TonB-linked outer membrane protein, with protein sequence MHQKFTHCYATRSLMGILCLLLPCIQAVAQKSTQPGRNVTLTSSRIALGDVFNVIEKQTGVLLFFGDLNTNQTVGVKFVATPVEVALGEMLPPIGLTYEYVKGNKDKIFIKSIMPSKKDTVMMTSISGVVTDEKGEPLPGASVRVKGTNVGTATERNGSFTLRRNSEKDVLQVSFMGFTMAEIPVGGKANVKVRLRQEENSLQVVTAYGTTEKRAVTGAMTIVKGADIQNLPNRSFDKSLMGVVPGLLVTPGTGQPGGGIANFVLRGIATSADPRNGSTVRNPLILIDGIPVSQETTQMSFSYDSYTTSINNPLAQLNPSDIESISVLKDASAIALYGAKASNGVILITSKRGKAGKTRFEFRHQTDISKAISNRQRTLTQDEYLKLLYETYKNTDPIKWTDQAIKSDLFSKFSYRVNGNDTIFYPAADWRKELYNDVAPTISNELSASGGNDNTNFFLNFEYTKQNGVIRGTGYDRKSVRFNFENRPTKWLRLGLNNFLSYNVQNYAGSAGGAGDMDAAAIALMSPLNPIRLDNGDFQLNYAVGGSSQNQVNPAAALAYNTNKNTAYRALTKVSAEVSFLKNFKITSNLGVDFMFSEAKEKVDTRLSDPLTLSIGGKIEEQDVRRANIINTNMLNYNQIFSNIHELNLIVGQEAQIMNQRTMAVAVGNLGSFYYDQISSPGATIMRQSGYVLKETLLSYFAQLNYGFGKKYFLTGTIRKDGSSRFGADKRFGTYWSTGIGWVMTSEDFMSTVSQYLNYLKIRGSIGAAGNAGAINRFTPYDQSSIAKYQNATAVYTSTPGNPDVKWENTLSWDAGVEGSIIKNRVSFTADIYQRNTSNLIYTINLPLSSGFSSMLGNLGKMRNRGVEISLSTDVIKTKQFTWNINANWSTNRNTLVKADVPLAATVVGPTANKEGESFNSFYAIKWAGVNPSSGNSQWLDSVGKPNEDPNAAKRVIIGQTQPKAFGSITCRFNWKAFDLSSMFYYQYGYLIYDDSRFVNDGYSPYSNQGVNALDRWQNPGDIASNPKRLLSNALGGATIYSSRFLFSGDYIRLQNVVVGYTCPESITQKLRISGARIFVQGSNLALWSSSPALDPATVNVAGFSSTSYPMQRSISVGLNAKF encoded by the coding sequence ATGCATCAAAAATTTACTCACTGCTACGCAACCCGTAGCTTAATGGGCATTCTTTGCCTGTTACTTCCCTGTATTCAAGCCGTTGCGCAGAAGAGTACGCAACCTGGCAGAAATGTTACACTCACCAGTAGTCGTATCGCGCTGGGGGATGTTTTCAATGTCATTGAAAAACAAACCGGCGTTTTGCTGTTCTTTGGAGACCTTAATACGAATCAGACTGTTGGCGTGAAATTCGTCGCGACACCGGTAGAAGTGGCACTGGGAGAAATGCTGCCGCCGATAGGACTGACTTATGAATATGTGAAAGGAAATAAGGATAAGATATTTATAAAGTCGATTATGCCGAGTAAGAAGGATACGGTCATGATGACGAGTATTAGTGGGGTGGTGACGGATGAAAAAGGGGAGCCGCTGCCAGGAGCAAGTGTGAGAGTGAAAGGGACGAATGTAGGGACGGCTACGGAGCGAAATGGGAGTTTTACGTTGAGGCGTAATAGTGAGAAAGATGTGTTGCAGGTGAGTTTTATGGGGTTTACAATGGCGGAGATACCAGTTGGCGGAAAGGCAAATGTGAAGGTGAGGTTAAGGCAAGAGGAGAATAGTCTGCAGGTGGTCACGGCTTATGGAACGACGGAGAAAAGGGCTGTGACCGGGGCAATGACCATTGTGAAGGGCGCGGATATACAGAATTTGCCGAATAGGTCTTTTGATAAGAGTTTGATGGGTGTGGTGCCTGGTTTGTTAGTGACACCTGGTACCGGGCAACCTGGTGGTGGGATAGCTAATTTTGTGTTGAGGGGAATTGCAACGTCGGCGGATCCGAGGAATGGGTCGACTGTAAGGAATCCATTGATATTGATAGATGGTATTCCTGTTTCGCAGGAGACGACACAAATGTCTTTTTCATATGACTCATATACAACTTCTATTAATAATCCCTTGGCGCAGTTAAACCCTTCAGATATTGAGAGTATATCGGTTCTTAAAGATGCTTCGGCAATTGCACTATATGGTGCAAAGGCAAGTAATGGGGTGATACTTATTACCAGTAAGAGGGGAAAGGCCGGGAAAACCAGATTTGAATTCAGACATCAGACGGATATTTCTAAAGCTATTTCCAATAGACAACGAACACTTACTCAAGATGAGTATTTAAAGTTGCTATACGAAACATATAAAAATACAGATCCAATTAAGTGGACAGATCAAGCCATAAAAAGCGACCTTTTTTCAAAATTTTCCTACCGTGTAAATGGGAATGATACAATATTCTATCCTGCTGCTGATTGGAGAAAGGAGCTGTATAATGATGTGGCACCAACGATATCAAATGAGCTGTCCGCATCAGGAGGTAATGATAATACTAACTTTTTCTTAAACTTTGAATATACCAAACAGAACGGTGTTATCAGGGGAACGGGATATGATCGGAAATCTGTACGATTTAATTTTGAAAACCGACCAACGAAATGGTTGAGGCTCGGGCTAAACAATTTCCTTTCATATAACGTACAAAATTACGCCGGCTCTGCTGGTGGGGCCGGCGATATGGACGCCGCTGCGATAGCATTAATGTCTCCTTTAAATCCCATTCGCCTGGATAACGGAGACTTTCAACTTAATTATGCAGTAGGTGGTTCCTCCCAAAATCAGGTAAATCCAGCAGCTGCATTAGCATATAATACAAATAAGAATACAGCATATAGAGCTCTTACCAAAGTTTCGGCCGAAGTCTCTTTTTTAAAAAATTTTAAGATCACCTCCAACCTGGGTGTCGATTTTATGTTTTCTGAGGCCAAGGAAAAGGTCGATACGCGGCTCTCTGATCCTTTAACACTTTCGATTGGTGGTAAAATAGAGGAACAGGATGTTCGTAGGGCTAACATAATAAACACTAATATGCTGAACTATAATCAGATTTTCTCAAACATTCATGAGCTGAATTTGATTGTCGGACAGGAAGCTCAAATAATGAACCAAAGGACAATGGCTGTAGCAGTAGGAAACCTGGGTTCATTTTATTATGATCAAATATCAAGTCCGGGTGCAACAATAATGAGGCAAAGTGGATATGTTTTAAAGGAAACATTGCTGTCTTATTTCGCACAATTGAATTATGGATTTGGGAAAAAGTATTTTCTGACAGGTACTATCAGAAAGGATGGGTCTTCCAGATTTGGCGCTGATAAGAGATTTGGTACTTACTGGTCGACTGGAATAGGATGGGTGATGACGTCAGAAGATTTCATGAGTACAGTTTCGCAATATCTCAACTATCTCAAGATTCGTGGAAGTATTGGAGCCGCCGGAAACGCCGGTGCTATAAATAGATTTACTCCGTATGATCAATCTTCTATCGCCAAGTACCAGAATGCTACAGCAGTTTATACTTCGACCCCAGGGAATCCGGACGTAAAATGGGAGAATACGTTAAGCTGGGATGCTGGTGTAGAAGGCTCTATTATAAAAAACAGGGTATCGTTTACTGCAGATATATATCAACGTAACACATCTAATCTAATCTACACAATTAATTTACCGCTGAGTTCAGGATTTAGCTCAATGCTTGGTAACCTCGGGAAAATGCGCAATCGAGGAGTTGAAATTTCTTTGTCAACTGATGTCATTAAAACAAAACAATTTACCTGGAATATTAATGCGAACTGGAGTACAAACCGTAACACGCTGGTGAAGGCGGATGTACCCCTTGCCGCGACAGTTGTAGGGCCAACAGCTAATAAAGAAGGGGAGAGCTTTAACTCCTTTTATGCAATTAAATGGGCAGGTGTAAATCCCTCAAGTGGAAACTCGCAGTGGCTGGATAGTGTTGGTAAACCTAATGAGGACCCTAATGCTGCCAAAAGAGTTATTATTGGACAAACACAACCCAAAGCATTCGGGTCGATTACTTGTAGATTTAACTGGAAAGCATTTGATTTATCATCAATGTTTTATTATCAATATGGTTATTTAATATACGATGACAGCCGTTTTGTGAATGACGGTTATTCTCCTTACAGCAATCAGGGAGTGAATGCACTAGATCGTTGGCAAAATCCTGGTGATATTGCGTCTAATCCTAAACGCCTATTGTCAAATGCCTTAGGAGGGGCGACAATTTATTCAAGTCGGTTTCTTTTTAGCGGCGATTATATAAGATTACAAAACGTTGTTGTTGGGTATACATGTCCTGAGAGTATTACCCAAAAGTTACGCATAAGTGGAGCCAGGATATTTGTGCAAGGGAGCAATCTGGCTTTATGGAGTTCTTCTCCGGCACTGGATCCGGCGACCGTAAATGTAGCTGGCTTCTCAAGTACCAGTTATCCAATGCAAAGATCTATTTCTGTTGGCCTAAATGCAAAATTCTAA
- a CDS encoding RagB/SusD family nutrient uptake outer membrane protein — protein MKWWKIGIFFMTTLLFMACKKGFLDVPDKTVLLKEAYVKDLTTLDDYLNGVYVGMAAEFYEGQYAVYPDLVSDNVKTTVGGFLSAHYMWQQNVQTANLDVLWQTGYRLVRECSFVIEKSNEFREEDGLKANRIKGQALALRALLHSYLVNLFAQSYNYTIDGRHPGIPYITTSDREIAVSRQTVNEVYNYLVSDLQEAMQLLPKAIASNKRMNYYAAEALLSRVYLFRQMYSASKDMALDVIEHVPLMLQNYPEKSYTDQETDALFQLVPSNFGKSGYSTSFLGLYFGYNIYYPTDDIAELLRSNYSDKRSKWISLDTVSKKWIVTKFPEGVTGDAYGPIGDYYLTLFKSSEMYLNAAESYFNLNKEDSAGFYINRIRKRAGIDETSVTGSNLRDSIYQERRKELAFDGMRMFDLLRWKKGVYRKDALSANVRELSYPNEKAIAPIPKPDVDLSHLKQNEGY, from the coding sequence ATGAAATGGTGGAAAATAGGTATTTTTTTCATGACTACTTTGCTTTTCATGGCATGTAAAAAAGGATTTCTTGATGTGCCTGATAAAACGGTGCTATTAAAGGAAGCATACGTGAAAGATCTTACCACGTTGGATGATTATTTAAATGGTGTTTATGTAGGGATGGCAGCAGAATTTTATGAGGGCCAATATGCAGTATATCCTGATTTGGTATCTGATAACGTGAAAACAACTGTCGGAGGATTCTTATCAGCACATTACATGTGGCAGCAGAATGTGCAGACCGCAAATTTAGACGTTTTATGGCAGACAGGTTATCGTCTGGTCCGAGAATGCAGCTTTGTTATTGAAAAGTCTAATGAGTTCAGAGAGGAAGATGGCTTAAAGGCGAACAGGATAAAAGGCCAGGCATTGGCATTGAGGGCATTGCTACATTCATATCTAGTAAATCTTTTTGCGCAGTCTTATAACTATACAATTGATGGCAGGCATCCAGGCATACCTTATATTACCACATCAGATAGAGAAATAGCTGTTTCCCGCCAAACAGTGAATGAGGTGTACAACTATCTAGTGTCTGATCTTCAGGAAGCAATGCAGTTATTGCCTAAGGCTATCGCGTCAAATAAGCGAATGAACTACTATGCGGCGGAGGCTTTGCTGTCTAGGGTGTATCTTTTTAGACAGATGTATTCCGCATCTAAGGACATGGCTTTGGATGTAATTGAACATGTGCCATTAATGTTACAAAACTACCCTGAGAAATCATATACAGATCAGGAGACAGATGCGTTATTTCAATTAGTCCCATCAAATTTTGGAAAAAGCGGTTATTCTACAAGCTTTCTGGGATTGTATTTTGGCTATAATATTTATTATCCAACAGATGATATTGCAGAACTTTTAAGAAGCAATTATTCGGATAAAAGAAGTAAATGGATTTCCTTGGATACGGTATCAAAAAAATGGATTGTTACGAAATTTCCTGAGGGTGTTACTGGAGACGCGTATGGCCCGATAGGAGATTATTATTTGACGCTGTTTAAAAGTTCTGAAATGTATTTAAACGCAGCTGAATCTTATTTTAATCTTAACAAAGAAGACAGTGCAGGGTTTTATATAAATCGTATCAGAAAAAGGGCGGGGATTGACGAGACTTCAGTAACTGGTTCTAATTTAAGAGACTCAATATATCAGGAACGACGCAAAGAATTGGCATTTGATGGTATGAGAATGTTTGATCTTTTACGTTGGAAGAAAGGAGTATATAGAAAAGATGCGCTGAGCGCAAATGTGAGGGAATTATCGTATCCAAATGAGAAAGCTATTGCGCCTATACCTAAGCCAGATGTAGATCTATCTCACCTGAAACAAAATGAAGGCTATTAA